The following are encoded together in the Clostridia bacterium genome:
- a CDS encoding ROK family protein, translating to MAVDEQFAVGVDIGGTNLRAAIVRGCEILNVARHRGWDPQMQPEAAMDMVSRAILDLMADSGLRPAQVRGIGVGAPGRVDYADRAVVGAVNVPWARGKVRLRVGQMLEQRLGIPVRMENDVAAGAIGEYLFGEFRGSSSFLYVSLGTGVGSCCITGGRIMRGAHNDAYELGHTIIDMHGPSCSCGMFGCIELMAAGPAIAEMAGMSAEAAVHSARRGDPSARDAIDKAVQRLAIGLANAISLLDPEVIVIGGGLSRVGDLIVEPLVEKVKILSCSPYVESIHIRAARFGDDSGIIGAASQFTEAYEALR from the coding sequence GTGGCGGTAGATGAGCAGTTTGCTGTGGGAGTCGATATAGGCGGGACCAATCTACGGGCGGCCATCGTCCGCGGGTGCGAGATCCTGAATGTGGCGAGGCATCGCGGATGGGACCCACAAATGCAGCCTGAAGCCGCGATGGACATGGTATCGAGGGCGATTCTGGATCTGATGGCTGATAGTGGCCTTCGACCAGCTCAGGTGAGAGGCATCGGAGTAGGCGCTCCCGGGCGTGTCGATTATGCGGACCGCGCCGTGGTCGGAGCGGTCAACGTGCCGTGGGCGAGGGGAAAGGTCAGGCTGCGGGTGGGTCAGATGTTGGAGCAGAGGCTAGGCATTCCCGTGAGAATGGAGAATGACGTGGCAGCAGGCGCCATCGGCGAGTACCTTTTCGGCGAATTCCGAGGAAGCTCCAGTTTCCTATATGTGAGCCTGGGAACGGGGGTCGGGAGTTGCTGCATTACAGGCGGCAGGATCATGCGCGGCGCCCATAACGACGCCTATGAGCTCGGACACACCATCATTGACATGCATGGACCAAGCTGCAGCTGTGGGATGTTCGGATGCATTGAGCTGATGGCCGCCGGTCCTGCCATCGCGGAGATGGCAGGCATGAGCGCCGAGGCAGCCGTGCACTCGGCTCGCCGCGGCGACCCGAGTGCACGGGACGCAATCGACAAGGCAGTTCAACGCCTCGCGATCGGCCTGGCCAATGCCATCAGCCTGCTGGACCCCGAGGTGATCGTCATCGGAGGCGGGCTCTCGCGCGTGGGCGATCTCATAGTTGAGCCGCTGGTGGAAAAGGTGAAAATCCTATCTTGCTCACCCTATGTGGAGTCGATTCATATCCGGGCGGCGCGGTTCGGAGATGACTCTGGGATTATCGGCGCGGCTAGCCAGTTCACCGAAGCTTACGAGGCTCTCAGGTAG
- a CDS encoding M55 family metallopeptidase, with protein sequence MRIYISCDMEGVAGVVHPDQADPGGEDYGLTRELLTAEVNAAIRGARAAGATEIVVNDSHYYMRNLRLDLMDPDVRIILGSTKQYSMMEGLDSSFDAAAFIGYHAKAGTERAVIDHTYHSPATCREIRLNGESVGETVINAAIAGVYGVPVVLVTGDDKLAAEARAAIPGITTAEVKQGLGRYAASTLSPARACALIEDSAAHAVRTRARVRPLVLTSPVSLQVELPQTAMADAAQDIPGVNRVGGRTLEFAASGYLEVFRALRTILRVAETVAK encoded by the coding sequence GTGAGAATCTATATCTCGTGCGACATGGAGGGCGTGGCCGGGGTGGTTCACCCCGATCAGGCGGATCCAGGCGGTGAGGATTACGGCCTGACGAGAGAGCTATTGACTGCGGAGGTGAATGCGGCGATCCGAGGCGCAAGAGCCGCCGGCGCCACGGAGATCGTGGTGAACGACTCCCACTACTACATGCGAAATCTGAGGCTCGACCTGATGGATCCGGATGTAAGGATCATCCTGGGAAGCACCAAGCAGTACAGCATGATGGAGGGCCTCGACTCCTCCTTCGACGCTGCGGCGTTCATCGGGTATCACGCGAAGGCAGGAACTGAGCGGGCAGTAATCGATCATACTTACCACTCCCCTGCCACCTGCCGTGAGATCCGCCTGAACGGCGAGAGTGTGGGGGAGACTGTGATCAATGCGGCAATAGCAGGGGTGTACGGTGTTCCGGTGGTGCTCGTCACTGGAGATGACAAGCTGGCTGCCGAGGCGCGGGCAGCGATTCCCGGAATCACAACGGCAGAGGTCAAGCAGGGGCTCGGGCGGTATGCCGCCTCCACTCTCAGCCCTGCCAGAGCATGCGCACTCATAGAGGACTCAGCCGCTCACGCGGTGCGGACCCGCGCTCGCGTGCGCCCGTTGGTCCTTACATCTCCAGTCAGCCTTCAGGTGGAACTCCCCCAGACAGCCATGGCTGATGCAGCGCAAGACATCCCGGGCGTAAACCGCGTGGGAGGCCGCACACTGGAGTTCGCCGCGTCCGGCTATCTTGAGGTCTTCCGCGCGCTCAGAACGATACTCCGTGTTGCTGAGACAGTCGCCAAGTAG
- a CDS encoding SIS domain-containing protein: MTQSATERDIRTQFNMVRKALPATLARESSIHKAAAQHGAAVIFTGCGSSYYIAQSGAAAFRAFTRHDRVQALPASEVTLYWPYWAPAGPPHASTLIPISRSGDTSETISAIQAYKERTQGMVMAVTCAQNGEMARTLPGAIVMPESDEPNVVMTRSATSMLYALTLMGAMWAGDDAAIKRMESVPEAARAAFESSEKAISQAIGDRIPEKIVYLGGGPFYGLAEEGKLKVKEMSLASSEAYHPLEFRHGPMSMADSGMLIVLIASDSGLAGEAKLISHMKSFGVRTLVIHDRPCEELACADYSVFINSGLPEHERLAAYLPVLQLIAVYITKARGLDPDHPRNLSKVVVLKS; encoded by the coding sequence ATGACACAATCCGCAACTGAACGAGACATTAGAACTCAGTTCAACATGGTTCGCAAGGCGCTGCCCGCCACGCTCGCTAGGGAGTCGTCGATACATAAGGCCGCCGCACAGCACGGTGCAGCGGTCATATTCACAGGGTGCGGGTCCTCGTACTACATTGCCCAGTCAGGCGCTGCAGCGTTTCGGGCATTCACCCGTCATGATCGTGTGCAGGCGCTGCCCGCTTCGGAGGTCACGCTGTACTGGCCATACTGGGCGCCGGCGGGTCCACCTCATGCATCAACGCTGATCCCCATTTCCCGTTCAGGAGACACCAGCGAGACAATAAGCGCGATACAGGCCTACAAGGAGCGAACCCAGGGGATGGTCATGGCGGTCACCTGCGCCCAGAACGGGGAGATGGCTCGCACCCTTCCCGGGGCTATTGTCATGCCAGAGTCCGACGAGCCGAATGTGGTGATGACTCGGTCGGCCACAAGCATGCTGTACGCTCTCACGCTCATGGGGGCGATGTGGGCCGGCGATGACGCAGCCATTAAGCGAATGGAGTCTGTTCCGGAAGCCGCAAGGGCCGCCTTCGAAAGCAGCGAGAAGGCAATATCCCAGGCGATTGGGGATCGCATTCCCGAGAAGATAGTGTACCTGGGCGGCGGGCCGTTCTACGGGCTTGCCGAGGAAGGCAAACTCAAGGTGAAGGAGATGAGCCTCGCATCCTCTGAGGCATACCATCCCCTGGAGTTCAGGCACGGCCCGATGTCCATGGCGGATTCCGGCATGCTCATCGTGCTCATCGCCTCTGATTCGGGGCTTGCCGGGGAAGCCAAACTCATCTCTCACATGAAGTCATTCGGCGTGCGCACGCTGGTCATCCACGATAGGCCGTGCGAGGAACTAGCATGTGCAGACTACTCTGTCTTCATCAACTCCGGGCTTCCCGAGCATGAACGGCTCGCCGCCTACCTGCCAGTGCTCCAGCTGATCGCAGTGTACATAACCAAAGCGCGCGGGCTCGACCCGGACCATCCCAGGAACCTCTCGAAGGTAGTAGTGCTGAAAAGCTAG
- a CDS encoding P-II family nitrogen regulator: MTKPYDLIVTIINKGWADEIVQASRRAGAEGGTILYGRGTGVHERMRFLGVLIEPEKEVVLTLIPHELTDQVLQAIVESGHLEKPGTGISFVLDVSKIAGIVHMPTDGE; the protein is encoded by the coding sequence GTGACAAAGCCTTACGACCTGATAGTGACGATAATCAACAAGGGCTGGGCAGACGAGATAGTGCAGGCCTCACGCCGCGCGGGCGCGGAGGGAGGCACAATCCTCTACGGCCGCGGAACCGGTGTACACGAACGGATGCGGTTCCTCGGCGTATTGATCGAGCCGGAGAAGGAAGTAGTGCTCACATTGATTCCACATGAGCTCACAGATCAGGTGCTGCAGGCCATCGTCGAATCAGGGCATCTGGAGAAGCCTGGAACAGGCATATCCTTTGTGCTCGATGTATCCAAAATCGCGGGAATAGTGCACATGCCCACGGATGGTGAATGA
- a CDS encoding capsule assembly Wzi family protein, with translation MKESICSGGRRPRGAGFLALALALAIVVGSALPGAAASIGSSAAGKPAYALTLGPYGAIAVSGEAWAGVGLCHGDQGDAASFGLRSDGLELLLTGGANGQAAFVGMASFKWGPGRSGSLVLSGIADPMPVAGYRLSLGSLEYVRFVGAMESEQKRALMAQRIEYSPWPWLTLGITETAAVSGEVSPVLFLPVPGLPVYALQHLAIKQHPVQDRNINVNMGVDFRAEFPISRGTERKAEAYGEFFADDAHLLWDPDPAPYLVGVLAGIDVPEIPGMRALGVNLEYVGIANFVYSHKNPINNYTYHDAPLGHPLGPDADTLILTVSYRCSPKSTLTLSGAVERHGEGYIGHSWSPGHGMDEAFLTGVVEKTAMASLGWRWAVVGPLSLNARIGFAAKGNYRHVEGTNWAGWNCEVGVGVLL, from the coding sequence TTGAAAGAATCGATTTGCTCTGGCGGTCGCCGGCCCAGAGGCGCCGGTTTCCTCGCATTGGCGTTGGCACTGGCAATCGTGGTTGGCTCGGCTCTTCCGGGCGCTGCGGCCAGCATTGGGTCGAGCGCGGCCGGGAAGCCAGCGTATGCGCTCACGCTCGGCCCTTATGGCGCTATTGCTGTCTCCGGTGAAGCATGGGCAGGGGTCGGCCTTTGCCATGGCGACCAGGGAGATGCTGCATCGTTCGGGCTGCGCAGCGATGGGCTTGAGTTGCTGCTCACTGGGGGCGCTAACGGGCAGGCTGCATTCGTTGGGATGGCATCGTTCAAGTGGGGTCCTGGCAGGTCAGGATCGCTTGTGCTCTCGGGCATCGCCGATCCCATGCCGGTAGCCGGGTATCGGCTGTCGCTGGGTTCGCTCGAGTATGTGCGGTTCGTGGGCGCCATGGAGAGCGAACAGAAACGCGCTCTCATGGCGCAGAGAATCGAGTACAGTCCATGGCCATGGCTCACCTTGGGGATCACCGAGACTGCCGCAGTGTCAGGCGAGGTGTCCCCAGTGCTGTTCTTGCCTGTGCCGGGCCTGCCAGTATACGCTCTGCAACATCTTGCTATCAAGCAACACCCTGTTCAGGACCGGAACATCAACGTTAACATGGGGGTGGACTTCCGGGCTGAATTCCCCATATCGCGGGGCACGGAAAGGAAAGCAGAGGCATACGGAGAGTTCTTCGCGGACGACGCTCACTTGCTGTGGGACCCCGACCCGGCTCCGTACCTTGTTGGCGTTCTGGCGGGCATCGATGTTCCGGAGATCCCTGGGATGCGCGCACTGGGCGTGAACCTCGAGTACGTTGGGATTGCGAACTTCGTATACTCCCATAAGAATCCGATCAACAACTACACGTACCACGATGCCCCGCTCGGTCATCCATTGGGCCCAGATGCCGACACGCTGATCCTGACAGTCTCGTATCGCTGTTCGCCAAAGTCGACGCTGACTCTATCGGGTGCAGTTGAACGCCACGGGGAGGGTTACATAGGGCATTCATGGTCTCCAGGCCATGGAATGGATGAGGCCTTCCTCACGGGCGTGGTCGAGAAGACCGCCATGGCCAGCCTGGGCTGGAGATGGGCTGTTGTTGGCCCCCTGTCGCTCAATGCCAGGATCGGGTTCGCCGCCAAGGGCAACTACCGGCATGTGGAGGGCACGAACTGGGCAGGGTGGAACTGCGAGGTCGGTGTCGGGGTTTTGCTCTAG
- a CDS encoding BadF/BadG/BcrA/BcrD ATPase family protein, with protein sequence MDNKLVLGVDGGGTKTACAVADARGNVLGFGAAGPSNHLRGPGGAQEAAQAVRRGAEEALAQARKAGHLGCDDLSRISVACLALAGVGLSGVSDRMMNAARTALPVGDIVLENDAVAALAGANGRAEGVVVIAGTGSIAVAISPDGRRGRAGGWGYRIGDEGSGYDIAVRGLTAVSRAHDGRGPATSLVDAAMKHFGLESPDDLRSVLYRDGPGSACALRDIASFCPAVVHEALGGDRVAMDIMEHAGRELAAAAWAAARSVGMPEAQFAVAPCGSAFMAGEVLIDPFRAELGRLTPGARVAEPMFPPVIGALILAIKRLDRLDPGGRVIENLQRSWKKAESRKVGEHA encoded by the coding sequence ATGGACAACAAGCTAGTTCTGGGTGTGGACGGCGGCGGAACGAAGACCGCCTGTGCTGTGGCGGACGCTCGGGGAAACGTTTTGGGATTCGGAGCAGCAGGCCCTTCCAATCACCTTCGGGGGCCAGGAGGTGCACAGGAGGCCGCACAGGCAGTTCGGCGCGGGGCCGAGGAGGCGCTGGCCCAGGCCAGAAAGGCTGGCCATCTGGGCTGTGATGACCTTAGCCGCATAAGTGTGGCCTGCCTTGCTCTGGCTGGAGTGGGGCTCTCAGGCGTGTCCGATCGCATGATGAACGCGGCGCGAACTGCGCTTCCAGTAGGTGATATAGTCCTGGAAAACGATGCGGTGGCCGCTCTTGCCGGAGCCAACGGGCGAGCCGAAGGGGTAGTCGTGATCGCTGGCACTGGAAGCATCGCGGTGGCGATATCTCCCGATGGCAGGCGTGGGCGCGCCGGGGGTTGGGGATACCGGATCGGCGACGAGGGCAGCGGTTACGATATCGCAGTGCGCGGCCTCACCGCCGTAAGCAGGGCGCATGATGGGCGGGGTCCGGCCACATCGCTTGTTGATGCTGCAATGAAGCACTTCGGCCTGGAAAGCCCGGATGACCTGAGAAGTGTCCTGTACCGGGATGGCCCTGGATCAGCGTGCGCGCTTCGCGACATCGCCTCCTTCTGCCCGGCCGTGGTTCACGAGGCTCTAGGCGGCGACCGGGTGGCGATGGACATCATGGAGCATGCAGGCCGCGAGCTTGCTGCGGCAGCGTGGGCAGCAGCACGGTCCGTCGGGATGCCTGAAGCCCAGTTCGCCGTCGCCCCGTGCGGAAGCGCGTTCATGGCTGGGGAGGTCCTCATCGATCCCTTCCGCGCAGAACTGGGCAGGCTGACCCCGGGCGCCCGAGTCGCCGAGCCTATGTTCCCGCCGGTGATAGGCGCATTGATACTTGCCATCAAAAGGCTCGACCGCCTCGATCCCGGCGGGCGCGTCATCGAGAACCTACAGCGTTCGTGGAAGAAAGCCGAATCCAGGAAGGTCGGTGAACACGCTTGA
- a CDS encoding amidohydrolase, producing the protein MNQILELVCAHKADITASWESLHGLAEGPFEEHRTSEYVARRLSAAGYHVQSGLAGTGVVASLGQLSSPVIALRADMDALSFQIDGVSAYRHTCGHDAHTAMVIAAGEILAAAFPEACGRLKLVFQPAEETGLGAAKMADAGAIDDVDAMFGIHLRPLAECPLGRATPCLWHSAGKTLRYSITGVPSHTGRPHLGVNAASAVAAAAVSVNAIRPDPLRCATVNVVSISAGLDTAGVIPASGQITINIRADSDEHAEELRGSVDRAVKGAVGSIGAEVERAGEKTMPAPMYDAGLIRTAREAIAAVLGDGAVIEKIITPGSEDFHVYPRRKPGLRTAYIGLGANLVPGLHHPDAAFHKDALLYGTAILIEAFRRAIAQEGLE; encoded by the coding sequence TTGAACCAGATTCTCGAGCTTGTGTGCGCCCACAAGGCCGACATCACGGCATCGTGGGAGTCGCTCCACGGTTTGGCGGAAGGTCCATTTGAGGAGCACAGGACTTCCGAATATGTCGCGCGTCGCCTGTCGGCTGCGGGCTATCATGTGCAGAGCGGGCTCGCTGGCACGGGAGTCGTGGCATCGTTGGGCCAGCTATCTTCGCCAGTCATCGCGCTCAGAGCTGACATGGACGCTCTGTCGTTCCAGATCGATGGAGTGAGCGCCTACAGGCACACCTGCGGGCACGATGCTCACACTGCGATGGTGATCGCAGCAGGTGAGATCCTGGCAGCGGCCTTTCCCGAGGCCTGCGGGCGCCTGAAGCTGGTGTTTCAGCCAGCTGAAGAGACAGGACTGGGAGCTGCGAAGATGGCGGATGCAGGGGCCATCGATGACGTAGATGCCATGTTCGGCATCCACCTTCGCCCATTGGCCGAATGTCCGCTCGGCCGAGCCACGCCGTGCCTTTGGCATTCAGCCGGCAAGACTCTGCGCTACTCCATTACAGGAGTTCCGTCTCACACAGGAAGACCTCATCTGGGGGTGAATGCGGCGAGCGCAGTGGCGGCGGCGGCAGTGTCCGTGAACGCAATCAGGCCCGATCCGCTCAGGTGTGCGACCGTGAATGTGGTCAGCATTTCAGCAGGGCTTGATACGGCGGGAGTGATACCCGCCTCAGGGCAGATAACCATCAACATCCGCGCCGATAGCGACGAGCACGCTGAGGAACTCCGGGGCAGCGTGGACCGAGCAGTTAAGGGCGCAGTTGGGAGCATCGGAGCCGAGGTGGAACGGGCGGGCGAGAAGACAATGCCGGCGCCCATGTATGACGCTGGCCTGATTCGCACGGCCCGGGAGGCCATAGCCGCGGTGCTCGGAGATGGCGCAGTGATCGAGAAGATCATCACCCCAGGATCTGAGGATTTCCATGTGTATCCTAGGAGGAAACCTGGGCTGCGCACTGCATATATAGGCCTCGGCGCCAACTTGGTCCCTGGCCTGCATCACCCGGATGCCGCCTTCCACAAGGATGCACTGCTTTACGGGACGGCGATTCTCATAGAAGCCTTCAGAAGGGCGATCGCCCAGGAGGGATTGGAATGA
- a CDS encoding GntR family transcriptional regulator yields MAAASGEFTPLYHQLKMALRGRIERGDWLPGHRIPTERELCEEHGVSRLTVRRAIAELATEGLLVGRQGKGVFVAQSKLEQTLSAFYSFTSYMKEKGLSPTSDILGVCEMPSPPAVAQRLGIPSGEAVARITRLRRADSEPIIYESSYLPCTVFPGLAGDGLAESPLYEILRNRYACVPVRATEWFEPTLLSNEEASLLGVDAGAPAMLLERVTYTYGDRPIEFCKGVVRGDRCRYCVELK; encoded by the coding sequence ATGGCAGCGGCGAGTGGCGAGTTCACTCCCTTGTACCACCAGCTGAAGATGGCTTTACGCGGCAGAATTGAACGCGGCGACTGGCTTCCCGGCCACAGGATCCCCACTGAGCGAGAGCTGTGTGAGGAGCACGGGGTGAGTAGGCTCACGGTGCGAAGGGCCATCGCAGAGCTAGCCACCGAAGGACTGCTCGTGGGCAGGCAGGGCAAGGGCGTATTCGTCGCACAGTCGAAGCTCGAACAGACCCTATCCGCCTTCTACTCCTTCACCAGCTACATGAAGGAGAAGGGGCTTTCGCCCACGTCCGACATTCTCGGCGTGTGTGAGATGCCCTCGCCCCCAGCAGTGGCGCAACGCCTCGGAATCCCCTCGGGAGAGGCTGTTGCCCGTATCACACGCCTGCGCCGCGCCGATAGCGAGCCCATCATATACGAATCGTCCTATCTTCCGTGCACCGTCTTTCCTGGTCTTGCAGGCGATGGCCTGGCAGAATCACCATTGTACGAGATCCTCAGGAACAGGTATGCCTGTGTCCCAGTGAGAGCCACTGAGTGGTTTGAGCCTACACTCCTCAGCAACGAGGAAGCTTCGCTGCTTGGTGTGGATGCCGGCGCCCCCGCCATGTTGCTGGAGAGGGTCACATACACCTACGGCGATAGGCCAATCGAGTTCTGCAAAGGCGTGGTCCGCGGTGATAGATGCCGCTACTGCGTGGAGCTTAAGTAG
- a CDS encoding family 10 glycosylhydrolase produces MHRNARLVSVYLCAVFVLGFVVLAPCGAAAGRPLAVWMWGSTVRSNGAPAIAKTLVENHVTDVLLLVRGTSGKAEYKSAFAPAAEEGRDALGEMIAACHPAGIKVHAWFVFNQDKAYADVHPEDQIWHHGKAASEFKPYAITDGRVCPDSKEHLAYTNDMIREVVTNYDVDGIHLDYIRYGHVVYCFCPKHVEKAARLGIDIERVRKVIFDTFYATPANPNAYFEAYESGDPDVAAWVAMRQQEIREAAQSMKDVAKSVKPGIQFSASLMPDQAVEASRASGTCHYSQSYSDAAAIYDFICTMSYHQDYGEPASWVGDVVCGAIKQTKGAIPVWAGIQAYGKDATGKTVAEASKIGLAAGADGLVFFQFGAMNDDIWTGVQDVAGHN; encoded by the coding sequence ATGCACAGGAATGCACGGCTAGTATCGGTTTATCTCTGCGCGGTCTTTGTTCTGGGTTTCGTTGTCCTTGCTCCATGTGGCGCGGCGGCAGGACGTCCGTTAGCGGTGTGGATGTGGGGGAGCACTGTCCGGTCGAATGGCGCGCCGGCCATTGCCAAAACGCTTGTGGAGAATCACGTAACCGACGTTCTACTGCTGGTGAGGGGAACCTCCGGGAAGGCCGAGTACAAGAGCGCGTTTGCGCCGGCTGCTGAGGAGGGACGCGACGCTCTCGGCGAGATGATCGCCGCGTGTCATCCAGCGGGAATCAAGGTTCACGCGTGGTTCGTGTTCAACCAGGACAAGGCGTACGCCGACGTTCACCCCGAGGATCAGATATGGCATCACGGAAAAGCTGCAAGCGAGTTCAAACCGTATGCGATAACCGATGGCAGAGTGTGCCCCGATTCGAAAGAGCACCTCGCCTACACTAACGACATGATCAGGGAAGTCGTCACCAACTACGATGTGGACGGGATTCACTTGGACTACATCCGCTATGGGCACGTCGTCTACTGCTTCTGTCCTAAGCATGTTGAGAAAGCAGCGAGGCTTGGCATCGACATCGAACGCGTCAGAAAGGTGATATTCGACACATTCTACGCGACGCCGGCCAACCCGAATGCCTATTTCGAGGCATACGAATCTGGCGATCCCGACGTAGCGGCATGGGTCGCTATGCGGCAGCAGGAGATCAGAGAGGCTGCTCAGAGCATGAAGGACGTGGCAAAGTCAGTGAAACCCGGAATCCAGTTCTCCGCAAGCCTCATGCCGGACCAGGCAGTCGAGGCGTCCCGCGCGTCCGGCACGTGCCACTACAGCCAGAGCTACTCCGATGCAGCAGCAATATACGACTTCATATGCACTATGTCGTACCATCAGGATTACGGAGAGCCCGCGTCGTGGGTGGGAGACGTCGTTTGCGGCGCGATTAAGCAGACAAAGGGAGCGATTCCTGTGTGGGCCGGGATTCAGGCGTACGGCAAGGATGCTACAGGCAAGACTGTGGCCGAAGCCTCCAAGATAGGCCTTGCCGCAGGCGCCGACGGGCTTGTGTTTTTCCAGTTCGGCGCCATGAACGATGACATATGGACTGGCGTTCAAGATGTGGCGGGCCATAACTAG
- a CDS encoding HAD family hydrolase, protein MIRTVMFDLDGTLVPLDYDRFLNGYIQAISLCVASFVEPRQFIRQLLASTETMVRSQNPAKTVRQVFWEDFEARIGLVDGLAPALDSFYADDFPSLRQTLEVVPHPKAREMIEGLLETGYDVVIATNPVFPMEAITERMRWGGVDGLPYAHVTSYETSHYCKPNIEYYEEILDRIGRSPEECMMVGNDCLEDMVAGDLGITTYLVEDFMLDRGPDRREPDMRGRFENLVQFVESPEFRAM, encoded by the coding sequence GTGATTCGGACTGTCATGTTCGACTTGGACGGGACTCTAGTGCCCCTAGACTACGATCGGTTCCTAAACGGGTACATCCAGGCCATTAGTTTATGCGTGGCGAGCTTCGTTGAACCGCGCCAGTTCATCCGGCAACTCCTGGCCTCCACTGAGACGATGGTGAGATCGCAGAATCCAGCCAAAACAGTTCGCCAGGTGTTCTGGGAGGATTTCGAGGCCCGGATAGGGCTTGTGGATGGCCTGGCGCCGGCGCTTGACTCTTTCTACGCCGACGATTTCCCGAGTTTGCGCCAAACGCTGGAGGTAGTGCCGCACCCCAAGGCGAGAGAGATGATCGAGGGGCTTCTCGAAACGGGGTACGATGTCGTGATTGCCACCAACCCGGTCTTCCCGATGGAGGCCATCACCGAGAGAATGCGGTGGGGCGGGGTGGATGGATTGCCCTATGCGCACGTCACATCGTATGAGACCTCACACTACTGCAAGCCGAATATCGAGTATTATGAGGAAATACTCGACCGCATCGGCAGGTCGCCTGAGGAATGCATGATGGTGGGGAACGACTGCCTCGAAGACATGGTGGCAGGGGATTTAGGGATCACCACCTACCTGGTTGAGGACTTCATGCTTGACCGCGGGCCCGACCGCAGGGAGCCGGACATGAGGGGCCGGTTCGAGAATCTTGTGCAGTTCGTGGAGTCGCCCGAGTTCAGAGCGATGTGA
- a CDS encoding class II fructose-bisphosphate aldolase codes for MRLYALGELLDAFGKPGAVAAFNFIDLDDLKGIVAAAEEEHTPVVIQVSQSTARSVGVGYMAAIGRAAAQIAAVPLCLHLDHASDFDLIVQAVCAGFSSVMVDGSHLPFPENVAFTKEVVKVAHAAGISVEAELGRIGGKEDTQDVLACDASLADPDEAREFVRLTRIDALAPAVGTSHGLYKGEPHIRFDLIEAVRDLVSVPLVLHGGSDIPREMVRRAIDAGIRKFNVATDLQVVHANMLLQALAGYSGAGAPDMRKLHARVVEGIRLAAQDKIRMCMWNPES; via the coding sequence ATGAGATTGTACGCCCTCGGTGAACTTCTAGACGCGTTTGGCAAGCCTGGCGCTGTGGCCGCATTCAACTTCATCGACCTCGACGACCTGAAAGGGATTGTGGCGGCGGCCGAAGAGGAACACACGCCAGTGGTCATTCAGGTGAGCCAGAGCACGGCCAGGTCAGTAGGTGTTGGCTACATGGCTGCCATTGGTCGAGCGGCAGCTCAGATAGCCGCTGTGCCGCTGTGCCTTCACCTAGACCATGCCAGCGACTTTGATCTGATAGTGCAGGCGGTATGTGCCGGCTTCAGCTCTGTGATGGTCGATGGTTCACATCTTCCATTCCCCGAAAACGTCGCCTTCACCAAGGAAGTGGTGAAGGTTGCCCATGCAGCCGGGATTTCGGTAGAGGCTGAACTAGGACGGATCGGAGGAAAGGAGGACACCCAGGATGTGCTGGCTTGCGATGCGTCCCTGGCCGATCCTGATGAAGCACGGGAGTTCGTTCGCCTCACCCGGATCGATGCTCTGGCGCCTGCGGTTGGGACGTCTCATGGGCTGTACAAAGGAGAGCCTCACATCAGGTTTGACCTGATAGAGGCTGTTCGCGATCTGGTGAGTGTTCCTCTCGTGCTGCACGGTGGGTCCGATATTCCGCGCGAGATGGTAAGGCGCGCGATTGACGCAGGGATACGCAAGTTCAACGTTGCCACCGATCTCCAGGTTGTTCACGCGAACATGCTCCTGCAGGCGCTGGCAGGCTACTCCGGGGCGGGCGCGCCCGACATGCGCAAGCTCCATGCAAGAGTGGTCGAAGGAATTCGCCTGGCCGCTCAAGACAAGATTCGAATGTGCATGTGGAACCCGGAAAGCTAG
- a CDS encoding VanZ family protein: MNRHNSTSSRPNPVLWWSLALGFLAIIAAAWSRPELGADAARAFVAHLFPALTGRQVHLAVAMLRKAAHVIGYGLFTLILTNAILSLRRAPHTRADLSRIVVISALLALFVAILDERLQMMISFRSGAGQDVGIDFLGILAGVLFRLCRP, encoded by the coding sequence TTGAACCGACACAACTCGACATCATCTCGGCCAAACCCGGTCCTGTGGTGGAGCCTGGCACTGGGCTTCCTGGCTATCATTGCGGCGGCGTGGTCACGCCCCGAGCTTGGCGCTGACGCTGCCCGAGCCTTCGTGGCTCATCTGTTCCCAGCGCTCACTGGCCGCCAGGTGCATCTTGCCGTGGCAATGCTTCGGAAGGCCGCCCATGTCATTGGATACGGCCTGTTCACATTGATACTTACTAACGCAATTCTATCGCTTCGCCGGGCGCCGCACACACGGGCCGATCTCTCGCGGATCGTCGTCATCTCCGCCCTGCTGGCTCTCTTTGTTGCGATACTGGATGAGCGTCTCCAGATGATGATCTCGTTTCGGAGCGGCGCAGGGCAGGATGTGGGGATCGATTTCCTGGGCATATTGGCAGGAGTGCTGTTCAGGCTGTGCCGGCCCTAA